One genomic window of Aggregatilinea lenta includes the following:
- the purH gene encoding bifunctional phosphoribosylaminoimidazolecarboxamide formyltransferase/IMP cyclohydrolase: MPRAILSVYDKVGLPEFAEELSELGWELVASGGTARVLELAGLDVIPVEDVTQAPEMLGGRVKTLHPAVHAAILARGTTEDIETLSGFGYTPIDMVVCNLYPFQETIAKVGVSLDEAIEQIDIGGVALLRAAAKNYQRVITIADADDYGVVLAQLQEAGAVELHVRRRLAAKAFALTRDYDTAIQSYLSQEISIGAERGLPDVMTVGLTRVQSLRYGENPHQAAGLYATPPSVKPLGADVLGGKELSYNNLLDLDAAWRAVLSFDPPTVVIVKHLTPTGIATGETLAAAFPLALMSDSVSAFGGVIAVNAVVDDTFVDALGTLFVEAIVAPDYTPSALEHLAASRKNCRLLRIEPRTVEAALDVRSIRDGYLIQTVDEGDPSEKEWHVVTQRQPTPQELQALRFGWKAVQHVKSNAIVLATEYATVGIGGGLPSRLDAARLAVEKAGSHAQGAVMASDAFFPFPDALEVGIQAGVTAVVQPGGSIRDQGVIEAADAAGVAMVFTGTRHFRH, translated from the coding sequence ATGCCACGGGCGATCTTGAGCGTATACGACAAGGTGGGACTGCCGGAATTTGCCGAGGAACTGTCCGAACTGGGTTGGGAGCTGGTCGCCAGCGGCGGCACGGCGCGCGTGTTAGAGTTGGCCGGGCTGGACGTCATCCCCGTGGAGGACGTGACACAAGCGCCCGAAATGCTCGGCGGGCGAGTCAAGACACTGCATCCGGCGGTACACGCGGCGATCCTGGCGCGCGGCACGACCGAGGATATAGAGACGCTGAGCGGCTTCGGTTACACGCCAATCGACATGGTGGTGTGCAACCTGTATCCATTCCAGGAAACAATCGCTAAAGTCGGCGTGTCGCTGGACGAGGCGATCGAGCAAATCGACATTGGCGGGGTGGCGCTGCTGCGTGCCGCGGCGAAGAACTACCAGCGTGTGATCACGATTGCCGACGCCGACGATTACGGCGTGGTGCTGGCGCAGCTTCAGGAGGCAGGCGCGGTCGAGCTGCACGTGCGGCGCAGACTGGCGGCTAAGGCGTTCGCGCTCACACGCGACTACGACACGGCGATCCAGTCGTACCTGTCGCAGGAAATCAGCATCGGTGCGGAACGTGGGCTGCCGGACGTCATGACGGTGGGGCTGACGCGGGTCCAGTCGCTGCGCTACGGAGAAAATCCGCACCAGGCCGCCGGGCTGTACGCCACACCGCCGAGCGTCAAGCCACTGGGCGCGGATGTGCTGGGCGGCAAGGAGCTGTCCTACAATAACCTGCTAGACCTGGACGCCGCGTGGCGCGCCGTGCTGAGCTTCGATCCGCCAACAGTCGTGATCGTCAAACACCTGACCCCAACCGGCATTGCCACCGGGGAAACACTCGCGGCGGCGTTCCCGCTGGCGCTCATGTCCGATTCCGTGTCGGCGTTCGGCGGGGTGATTGCCGTCAACGCCGTGGTGGACGACACGTTCGTGGACGCGCTGGGCACGCTGTTCGTCGAGGCAATCGTCGCACCCGACTATACGCCCAGTGCGCTGGAGCATCTGGCCGCGTCGCGCAAGAATTGCCGGTTGCTGCGAATCGAGCCGCGCACAGTCGAGGCCGCGCTGGACGTGCGCAGCATCCGTGACGGCTACCTGATTCAAACAGTCGACGAGGGCGATCCGAGCGAAAAGGAATGGCACGTCGTCACGCAGCGCCAGCCGACGCCGCAGGAACTGCAAGCGCTGCGGTTCGGGTGGAAGGCGGTGCAGCACGTCAAAAGCAACGCGATCGTGCTGGCAACGGAATACGCGACAGTCGGGATCGGCGGCGGGCTGCCCAGTCGCCTCGACGCGGCGCGGCTGGCCGTCGAAAAGGCGGGATCGCACGCGCAGGGCGCGGTGATGGCTTCCGACGCGTTTTTCCCTTTCCCTGACGCTCTCGAAGTCGGCATTCAGGCGGGCGTAACGGCAGTGGTCCAGCCGGGCGGCTCGATCCGCGATCAGGGAGTGATCGAAGCAGCCGATGCCGCCGGCGTCGCGATGGTGTTCACCGGCACGCGGCACTTCCGGCATTAG